Genomic segment of Roseofilum capinflatum BLCC-M114:
TGAAGTTAACCGATAGTGATGCCCTGATTGAGATGGTTGCCCAAAAACAGCCGGATGAAATTTATAATTTAGCGGCTCCTAGTTTTGTTCCCGCTTCTTGGAGCGATCCGCTAGGGACATTGGACTTGGTGACGGGAACAGCTACGCGGCTATTAGATGCGGTACGCCAAGCCAATTTAAACACCCGATTTTATCAGGCCAGTAGTTCGGAAATGTTTGGCGATGTGCGCTGTTCTCCCCAGGATGAAGAAACGGCATTTCGACCGAAAAATCCCTATGCGGCGGCTAAACTTCATGCCCATTGGACAATGGTACATCATCGAGAACGGTATGGTTTATTTGCCTGTAGCGGAATTTTATATAATCATGAATCTCCCCGCCGACCGAGAAATTTTGTCACCCGTAAAGTGTCTTTAGCGGCTGCTTCGATTAAGTTGGGTTTGAGAGAAAATTTAGAGATGGGAAGTTTAGAAGCAAAACGAGATTGGGGCTATGCAGGCGATCATGTGGAAGCCATGTGGCGAATGTTGCAAGCAGACGAGCCGGAAGAGTATGTAATTGGGACGGGAAAGCTCCACAGCGTTCAGGATTTGGTGGCTGCGGCGTTTGCTTGTGTGGATTTGAATTGGGAGGATTATGTAACGATTAATCCGAAGTTTTTGCGCCAAGATGAGCATTTCCAATTGGTGGCTAATCCCACCAAGGCCAAGACAAAATTAGGATGGAATCCCCAGGTGAGTTTTGGGCAATTGATTGAGAAAATGGTACGACAGGATTTAGAGTTATTAAAAGAAGGGGAGATAGGGTGATAGGGATCTATATAGCTAGTCTAAATGAATCGTGCAACGGGAAATGCCCTCTCCCTAAATCCCTCTCCCACGGGAGAGGGACTTCTGCTCCCCTTCTCCCTTCGGCTTCGCTCAGGGCAGCGCCTGCGGGAGAAGGGGCTGGGGGATGAGGGGCAGCCATTACATAACTCATTTAGGTTTGCTATATACCTATTCCCTATTCCCTATTCCCTATTCCCTAATTGCCATGGATATATTTGTGTTTTTGGAAATTTTTAGCCTGGAAGGAGGTATCCAATCCTATGTGAAAGATATTCTCAGGGGTTATGTTGAATTGTCCGCTCAACATCCGGAAAAAAGGGCTGAAGTTTATCTTTTGCGAGATCCTGCGGGATGTGATAATCCCTTTGAGGGTAAACCGGGTCTGAAGTTTTATTATTTCAAAAAAGAACAAGCTTGGTTAGGTCGCACCCATTTAGCGAGTACGCTGTTTCTCCATTTGCTGCAAAAACGGCCCCATCGGGTGTTTTGTGGCCATGTGTATTTAGCGCCCTTGATCCAAATCTTATGTCAGCCTTTGGGGATTCCCTATACGGTTTTGACCTATGGTAAGGAAGCTTGGGAGCCTTTAGAAGCTAAGTATCGCAATGCACTGCAAAAAGCGGAATGGATTTGGACGATTAGCCGCTATAGTCGGGATCAGACGAGTGCGAATAATAACCTCGATCGCCAGAAATTTGAATTGCTTCCCTGTGCGATCGATGGAGATGGGTTTACCCCAGGGCCAAAAAATCAGGAGTTGATACAAGGTTACCAGTTGGAGAAAGCTAAGGTGCTGATGACGGTTGCTCGGTTGTGGAGTGGGGATATTTATAAGGGGGTGGATGTGACGATCCGAGCGCTGCCGAAAATTGCCCATGCGATCGCAGATGTGAAGTATTTGGTGATTGGACGGGGAGACGATCGCCCCCGGTTGGAGAAATTAGCAGAAGATCTAGGAGTGAGCGATCGCGTCGTATTTGCCGGGTTTGTCCCCGATGAGGCCTTGGTCGATCATTACCGTCTCGCAGACGCTTATATTATGCCCTCCCAAGAAGGATTTGGCATTGTATATCTTGAAGCGATGGCTTGTGGTGTTCCCGTGTTATCTGGGGATAATGATGGTTCCGCCGATCCCTTACAGGATGGTCGTTTGGGCTGGCAAGTGCCCTACCGAGACCCGGAAGCGGTAGCAAAAGCCTGTATCGAAATTCTGCAAGGAGGCGATCGCCGTTGTGACGGTTCTTGGTTACGGGAACAAGCTCTAGAAGGGTTTGGAAAACCGGCCTTTAGCCAACGGTTAGCTCAACTTCTCCATGACTGACAATTGGTCAACTGAGCCATTATCCTAGAAGAAGACAGACCCCAGAAGGAGGCGATCGTGAACTTAGACGACTGGAAGAAACTTCAGATTAACCTATCCGGTATTGGCTTTTGGTTAGCCATTTTTGGGGGAGTTTGGCTGTTAGGATCGGTAGGCTTGGGCTGGATCGTCCATTCGATTCTGATTCTGATTGTCTTATTGGCGATCGCCCCTGTTGTTCTCCTCATTGGTTTGCGTTGGTGGTTGCAACGAAACCTAATTGAGTCTTCCTGTCCCGTGTGCCAGACCTCATTTCCAGCCTTAAATAACACTCAGGTTCGCTGTCCCGGTTGCGGGGAACCCCTGCAAGTGTCCTCTGGCAAGTTTACCCGACTGACTCCCGATGGCACAATTGATGTCGAGGCGATCGATGTATCTGTACAGCAAATCGACGACCGAGCCAGTTAGGACTTAAATCTTGAATGGGTAAAGTTTTAATTATTAATTTTTCATTAATTATTCCTTCCCCCGATCGCCAGAGGTTGTCTCCTTGAGTTTCTCTCGTAATTGTACTTGTTCCACTAATTCCTGATTCAAGAAATAATTGAGGAACGTGCGGATGATGGCGATCGCCCCTAATTTTCCCAGACTTTCCCAACTCGGTGCAACCGTTGTGGCTAAAATATCCGCTCCTAGCTGAAACTCCAGCGCCAAAGCCAGCCAAGACCCCAATTTAATCCGCAGCAGCACAAACGGAGTTTCTGCATCTCCATAAGTCGTCAGCCTAATTTGATGCATTAGCTTCACGGCTAATCGAAGGGTTTGCACTAAACCAAGGAGAATACAAAAGACTGCCATCATCTCAAAGGCCAGTTGAAGAATTTGAATACAGCCACTAAAGGCTTCTTCAACATGATGTATCCATTCCATAGGTTTATTATTTTTGTTCTTGTTGGGCTAGTTTCTTCTGATAGAGATTCGAGTAAATCCCGCCAGCTAAGGAAGAGAATAATGCATAGGTGGCGATCGCCCCTAAGATCCCCGGATCGGTAAAGTTAGCTGTCGCAATAGCCAGGGCAAGTCCCGCATTACGAGTGCTATTCGCCACCGCAATGGTCAGACGACTTTCGGGTTCCGGCCCGCCCAAGAAATGACCAATCAGCAAACATGAAGCAGCAAACAACACCGCACCCAGAACCGGCAGAACCCCTGCGGTCAGCACTTTCGGCAAAGCAACTGCCAGAATGACAACTAACATCCCTAGGAGTAAAAAGCTACCGATTTTAAAAACGGGTTGCTCTAAATCCTCCGCTAGACCGGGCAGCCACTCGTGAAAGGCTAAACCCACGGCAATGGGCATAAATTGAGCTTCCGCCACCTGCTTAAACACCGTTGCCACATCAACCGTTGCATTAGCTGGGTAAAGAGCTGAAATCACACTCATCCAGAGGGGAACCACTAAAACAGCTAATAGAGCTGTAGTGACCTGAAAGCTACCCGCCAGATCCGGCAGAGCGCGACCCTTGAGCAACTTGCGGTAAATCATTGGTGCGCCAGGACAAATGGCCATGGTGGCTAAACCCACTCGCACGGAAAAACTCATGGGAATAATTAGCTCAATGACCATCGCGGCTAAGGGAACGAAAAGAAACGAGGCTAACAAACACCGGATCAGTAAATTGGGTTTTCGCCAGAGTAGGGAGAGGTTCTTATGGCCTTGGGAAAGCCCAATCGATAACATCAGAATAAATAGGGTGAGACGAGCATAACTGCTCAAAATGGCTTGGATATCGAGGTCAATAGACATGGCTGAGTTGAGTAAATAGAAAGACTATACACCAAAGAATTGACCATCTCTGAGTCCGTTAATGAAAAAATTCTTCCCTATTGCCTAGAGCGCAGCGTTATACCTTCTGGAAAACATAGGGCCCTAAAATAGCACCCCAGAGAGATTGACCCGTTTCTCGATCTACTCCGCGATCGTAGCTTTTAAATTCCTCTGAAGTCACTTCAAAGCCGAGTACCACTTGTCGCGTTTTGCCCTGATATTCAAATGTACAGATTGCATCCGTGGGAGGTTGGGCCATAAAGGTTTGTTTTTGTTGCTTGACAATCAGTAGACAACCGGGTAAAGGAATTAAATCTGATGGGGATAAGGACTCAAGCTGGGTGGGATGACTTCCTGCTCCCCGAAACCGTCCCGGATCTTTTAACTGTCGATATTCCACTTGCCATTCTTGAGGCAATGGTGTAGACCGTAAAATCATCACCCGTTGACGATAGGGTTGATTTAGGTTAACTTTGGGTGCTTGTTCGGCAAATAGGGCAAAACACCCGTCAATTAAAAAGGGTAACGGTTGATGCCAGAGGCGTAAATGGACATACCATGCCGGTTGATCTAATGCTTGTTTCCGATTTTCCCATGTCCCAGATAAGTAATCTGCCAGTTGACTTAAAGACATTTTGCCTGTTGAGTGACTTCACCTCTAGCCATTTTAGCCTTAACTCATCTACTGGAGCGATCGCTGCGATCGCCGGTTGGATCGATGTCCAAGACGAGCTTCAATCTTCGCCCAAAACTTAAAGAGTATTTCTGATGCCTAAACTCGATCAAATCGTTGTCATTGATATTGAAGCCACCTGCTGGCGAAAACGATCGCCACCGGGTCAACACCATGAGATTATTGAAGTGGGGATTGCTACGGTGGATTTCCAGCTATGCCAACCCTTAGAGAAGGAGAGTATTTTGGTGAAGCCGATGCTCTCAACAGTGAGTGAGTTTTGTACTCAACTGACCACGTTAACTCAAGAGCAAGTGGATACGG
This window contains:
- a CDS encoding GDP-mannose 4,6-dehydratase — translated: MTKTALITGVTGQDGYYLSQLLLKKGYHVVGLVPPERTQNISKLGELAEQIEVYPVKLTDSDALIEMVAQKQPDEIYNLAAPSFVPASWSDPLGTLDLVTGTATRLLDAVRQANLNTRFYQASSSEMFGDVRCSPQDEETAFRPKNPYAAAKLHAHWTMVHHRERYGLFACSGILYNHESPRRPRNFVTRKVSLAAASIKLGLRENLEMGSLEAKRDWGYAGDHVEAMWRMLQADEPEEYVIGTGKLHSVQDLVAAAFACVDLNWEDYVTINPKFLRQDEHFQLVANPTKAKTKLGWNPQVSFGQLIEKMVRQDLELLKEGEIG
- a CDS encoding chromophore lyase CpcT/CpeT is translated as MSLSQLADYLSGTWENRKQALDQPAWYVHLRLWHQPLPFLIDGCFALFAEQAPKVNLNQPYRQRVMILRSTPLPQEWQVEYRQLKDPGRFRGAGSHPTQLESLSPSDLIPLPGCLLIVKQQKQTFMAQPPTDAICTFEYQGKTRQVVLGFEVTSEEFKSYDRGVDRETGQSLWGAILGPYVFQKV
- a CDS encoding bile acid:sodium symporter family protein; this translates as MSIDLDIQAILSSYARLTLFILMLSIGLSQGHKNLSLLWRKPNLLIRCLLASFLFVPLAAMVIELIIPMSFSVRVGLATMAICPGAPMIYRKLLKGRALPDLAGSFQVTTALLAVLVVPLWMSVISALYPANATVDVATVFKQVAEAQFMPIAVGLAFHEWLPGLAEDLEQPVFKIGSFLLLGMLVVILAVALPKVLTAGVLPVLGAVLFAASCLLIGHFLGGPEPESRLTIAVANSTRNAGLALAIATANFTDPGILGAIATYALFSSLAGGIYSNLYQKKLAQQEQK
- a CDS encoding glycosyltransferase, coding for MDIFVFLEIFSLEGGIQSYVKDILRGYVELSAQHPEKRAEVYLLRDPAGCDNPFEGKPGLKFYYFKKEQAWLGRTHLASTLFLHLLQKRPHRVFCGHVYLAPLIQILCQPLGIPYTVLTYGKEAWEPLEAKYRNALQKAEWIWTISRYSRDQTSANNNLDRQKFELLPCAIDGDGFTPGPKNQELIQGYQLEKAKVLMTVARLWSGDIYKGVDVTIRALPKIAHAIADVKYLVIGRGDDRPRLEKLAEDLGVSDRVVFAGFVPDEALVDHYRLADAYIMPSQEGFGIVYLEAMACGVPVLSGDNDGSADPLQDGRLGWQVPYRDPEAVAKACIEILQGGDRRCDGSWLREQALEGFGKPAFSQRLAQLLHD
- a CDS encoding DUF1622 domain-containing protein, which encodes MEWIHHVEEAFSGCIQILQLAFEMMAVFCILLGLVQTLRLAVKLMHQIRLTTYGDAETPFVLLRIKLGSWLALALEFQLGADILATTVAPSWESLGKLGAIAIIRTFLNYFLNQELVEQVQLREKLKETTSGDRGKE